One part of the Rutidosis leptorrhynchoides isolate AG116_Rl617_1_P2 chromosome 1, CSIRO_AGI_Rlap_v1, whole genome shotgun sequence genome encodes these proteins:
- the LOC139886082 gene encoding EP1-like glycoprotein 4, with protein sequence MGTVRSESLMRWVWEANRGTPVRENATLTFGSDGNLVLADADGRVVWQTNTTNKGVVGLQILPTGNMVLHDGKGKFIWQSFDSPTDTLLVGQSLRAGGPNKLVSRASAHNNVDGVYSLVMEPKGLSMYYKTPNSPRGLLYWSSSEWFTIDKGSLTNLTLKSDPDTDEGFLYYLLFDYFTTNPSSSSNRNMAYSKYNNTLSYLRLGIDGNLRFFTYNPNVQGVAWENVYTFLDRDSMEGECQLPERCGKFGLCENNQCVACPTPNGLTGWSKDCDVKKVTSCKASDFGYYKLEGVDHFMIKYSRGDSTKQSDCESKCTKDCKCMGYFYHTDQSRCWIAYDLTTLTRVGNSTHLAYIKTPNK encoded by the coding sequence ATGGGTACGGTCCGATCCGAATCACTCATGCGTTGGGTTTGGGAAGCGAACCGTGGTACCCCGGTTCGCGAGAATGCAACCCTCACATTTGGCTCAGACGGGAACCTTGTTCTCGCTGATGCCGACGGCCGGGTTGTCTGGCAAACCAACACCACCAACAAAGGCGTTGTTGGTTTACAGATACTTCCCACCGGTAACATGGTTCTTCACGACGGTAAAGGTAAGTTCATATGGCAAAGTTTTGATTCACCAACTGATACTCTCTTGGTGGGCCAATCTCTACGAGCTGGAGGCCCGAACAAGCTCGTGAGCCGGGCTTCAGCCCACAACAATGTTGATGGGGTTTATAGTTTAGTAATGGAGCCCAAAGGGTTATCCATGTACTACAAGACACCTAACTCGCCTCGCGGATTATTGTATTGGTCCTCTAGTGAATGGTTCACTATTGACAAGGGCAGCTTGACCAATCTGACCCTGAAATCCGACCCGGATACTGATGAAGGGTTTCTTTATTACTTGCTATTCGATTACTTCACGACAAACCCATCTTCAAGTTCGAATCGAAACATGGCTTATTCGAAGTATAACAACACATTATCGTACCTACGATTAGGAATAGATGGAAACCTTAGATTCTTTACGTACAACCCGAATGTACAAGGAGTAGCATGGGAAAATGTGTACAcgtttctcgatagggattcgatgGAAGGCGAGTGCCAGTTGCCCGAACGATGCGGGAAATTTGGGCTATGTGAGAATAATCAGTGTGTTGCGTGCCCAACGCCGAATGGGCTGACCGGGTGGAGTAAAGATTGTGATGTAAAAAAGGTGACGTCATGTAAAGCTAGTGATTTTGGGTACTATAAGCTTGAAGGTGTTGATCATTTTATGATCAAGTACAGCAGGGGTGATTCTACGAAACAGAGCGATTGTGAGAGCAAATGCACGAAGGATTGCAAGTGCATGGGGTATTTTTATCATACGGATCAATCGAGATGTTGGATTGCGTATGATTTGACGACTTTAACAAGAGTAGGAAACTCGACTCATTTAGCATACATTAAAACACCTAACAAGTAG